One window of Medicago truncatula cultivar Jemalong A17 chromosome 2, MtrunA17r5.0-ANR, whole genome shotgun sequence genomic DNA carries:
- the LOC25487620 gene encoding protein SYM1 has translation MAMSVASSICTLLPFSKPHNSVPLFSSQTKKRCRIIISSVTEDRQAASVVSKDKKVLEDSSSPSKDITEVATDTDILTGRAINAAIVLGFGAFAVTKLLTIDHDYWHGWTLYEILKYVPEHNWIAYEQSLKANPVLAKMAISGVVYSIGDWIAQCYEGKPIFEFDRARLFRSGLVGFTLHGSLSHYYYQLCEALFPFQQWWVVPAKVAFDQTVWSAIWNTIYFVVLGLLRFDSLDNIYGELKSTFLPMLTAGWKLWPFAHLITYGVVPVEQRLLWVDCIELIWVTILSTYSNEKSESRKSEEVSETAGSSTPSQNSEE, from the exons ATTTGCACCCTCCTTCCCTTCTCTAAACCCCACAACTCCGTACCTCTCTTCTCTTCCCAAACCAAAAAACGATGTCGTATCATCATCAGCTCCGTCACAGAGGATCGTCAAGCAGCTTCAGTTGTGTCAAAAGACAAGAAAGTCCTTGAGGATTCTTCTTCGCCTTCCAAGGATATCACAGAGGTAGCTACTGACACTGATATTCTCACCGGACGTGCTATCAATGCTGCAATTGTTCTCGGATTTGGAGCTTTTGCTGTCACCAAATTGCTCACCATTGATCATGATTACTGGCAT GGTTGGACACTTTATGAGATACTGAAATATGTGCCTGAACACAATTGGATTGCCTATGAGCAATCTCTGAAAGCAAATCCAGTTTTAGCTAAAATGGCAATAAGTGGAGTTGTCTACTCAATTGGAGATTGGATTGCTCAG TGCTATGAAGGAAAGCCTATTTTTGAGTTTGATCGAGCGCGGCTATTTAGATCAGGTCTTGTTGGGTTTACTCTCCATGGATCTCTTTCTCACTATTACTACCAACTGTGTGAG GCTCTTTTTCCTTTCCAACAATGGTGGGTTGTCCCTGCTAAAGTTGCTTTTGACCAAACTGTGTGGTCAGCTATTTGGAACACCATCTACTTTGTGGTTTTGGGCTTGTTGCGTTTCGACTCTTTGGACAACATCTATGGTGAACTCAAGTCAACATTTTTGCCCATGCTTACC GCAGGTTGGAAGCTTTGGCCTTTCGCCCATCTGATTACTTATGGTGTGGTTCCTGTAGAACAAAGGCTTCTTTGGGTGGACTGTATCGAGCTCATCTGGGTCACAATACTTTCAAC GTATTCAAATGAGAAATCAGAATCCCGAAAATCTGAGGAAGTGTCAGAAACAGCAGGATCATCTACTCCAAGCCAAAATTCTGAG GAATGA